A window of the Parambassis ranga chromosome 17, fParRan2.1, whole genome shotgun sequence genome harbors these coding sequences:
- the LOC114450411 gene encoding unconventional myosin-VIIa-like isoform X1: MLRKGEWVWVDSNIGVPIGARVKVTPSGQRLLVDDEGKERHLSPEQEDSLRIMHSTSVEGVDDMITLGDMTEAGLLRNLLLRHKQGIIYTYTGSVLVAVNPYQDYPMYSNEQVNLYKGRKLGELPPHIFAIAESCYYNMKRHLRNQCCIISGESGAGKTEGTKLILQYLAAVSGELSEQQIEQQILESNPILEAFGNAKTIRNDNSSRFGKYLEISFSKEGVIEGARVEQYLLEKSRVCHQAREERNYHIFYCMLAGITAKEKKALSLGTANEYKFLNRGNCIVCEGRDDAKDYGRIHSAMKILTFSENQCQDIFKLLAAILHLGNVCFKATTQNNLETCDVSKSEHFSIAASLLQVQTSFLATSMTHRSFMTNRERVTKPLSSEQASDCRDAFVKAIYNKLFIWIVGKINSVIYKTLLSNSPKASYLSIGLLDIFGFENFDTNSFEQLCINFANEKLQQFFVAHIFKLEQKEYQKEGIVWENIKFSDNQNILDLLAGTPCNLLALIDEESHFPKGSDLTLLNKMNQQHRGNKSYIASKSEHDADFGICHFAGVVYYDSKGFLEKNRDAVSFDVIKMVDMSTNKLLRQIFETELSNNGVKITNSRVIMTPRNSLRAPADNRKQVPTLSGQFRQSLDSLMKALSACQPFFIRCFKPNNDKLSEVFDRELCMRQLRYSGMMDTIRIRKLGYPIRHTFEEFLQRYRVLLKATVCDPKTQTPAACCEAICNKVIQGQDEWKIGRNKIFLKDAHDAVLEKLREQELSRVAVVIQRVMLGHKDRKSFLRKRRAAVVLQRHWRAYGDRRERKKIQHGIERLVSKIRGKNLQSQYNRQRAAALTIQAQVRRYRARKDCKKRRDAVLLLQAYTRGFMARRGVEEMRNNPSQAYLHHLEEENQELIGLKIQQELEEVVARVEEDSPSITKYNSEENIRDQQLQPPVEMVIEQQTPVFEKTRHTPEPEVAVFAPVPSSPASSVEEDEDEDEFYDDSEEFSFYKFSQQHFQDYANHTHISQRLKKPLLSHDDEGDALACLTISWIILRFMGDIPEPKSTDATSQGSSTISHPLPHRQGRRLSTLVGLDQKILRKNKKKLGGGNRRASSIAEEPEDMTEDRDILIGEGPTLYRPLTPLEKLHIIVGYALLRRDIRDEIYCQICKQLVNNNNGRSRTQGWILLSICLGIFPPTDLFLKYLENFVRRGPHGYREYCVNRLRRIKENGERKELPCWIELQAARSRAPIDVSVSVMDGRTISLHLESASTSAEVCQAVADKIGLKDTFGFSLYISFYDKTWSLSNSGKHVLDAMSQCEQEMRRQDKEEKDAPWRLSIRKELFLPWHDCSLDPVSTDLIYRQVIQGIKSGDYTSEKEDEYVQLAAKHYYIQFGSENNRQNIQKVVEECIATTLIESKSMTKWIQLISDALLKGPYGKESDEEVKAQLVDSACQKWLLEFSKFYRVTMMSGPPLPKSRFVVAVNWSGITFMDGRDKKLLEISYIELKKIEMQKDSTQSVNIITVRGEFVLKSEEAVDMAALIENNVEGLRQRSVYALAKQDVDKSAATDGSMYLACKRGDLLQVERDKHSPDKKLFRATNHNTNGSGLVSKDTLQFLPTLTKPSADVMALLSPRQKRISTTVNKTQEDETVAAVSLKEFALENFRSAGKEVSRQGGSKKVSKEKLWVCTREPLKQPLMKSLIRNSDLSYLACNAFTAILKYMGDYPIKHARSPIELTEQIFGPATQHEALRDEIYCQIMRQMTSNTSRLSVDRGWQLMWLCTGLFPPSHNLMKHAKRFLESRPRDTLAADCLQRLQEICSKPPRKLPPHLAEVDAIQQNSNNIFHKVHFPNDTNDIFEVTSTTTVKELCCSIASQLCLSSAEGYGLYMKIPNKIVSLDDRKYFFDTLRQPTDAPKKAKRQKEANQVNMPCLVIFKRKLWFNVNPGKDRIADLTFHFPQELPKYLRGYHTCSKEDMINIGGLLFRVQVDSDRSQFVMIPKMLNDLVPADQLSIMTPEEWKKHIISSYNKQSGITVEEAKVGFLRAISSWPNFGCAFFEVKQTCESDYPSMVLIAVSKQGVSLIDPKTKEMLVMHPFSRIIEYHSKRNFFQMTIGTLVRGYNFVCETSQAYTIEDLLRSYINMYEEQKQAFRPKNHMFT, encoded by the exons ATGTTGAGGAAG gggGAATGGGTTTGGGTGGACTCGAACATTGGGGTGCCCATCGGAGCCAGAGTCAAAGTCACACCATCGGGTCAGCGCTTACTGGTGGACGATGAAGGAAAG GAGCGGCATCTGTCCCCGGAGCAGGAAGACTCCCTCAGGATCATGCACTCCACATCGGTGGAGGGGGTGGATGATATGATCACACTTGGCGACATGACCGAGGCCGGCCTCCTCCGGAacctgctgctcagacacaaacAGGGCATCATCTAT ACATACACAGGCTCCGTGTTGGTGGCTGTGAATCCATACCAGGATTATCCAATGTATTCAAATGAACAG GTGAATCTATACAAAGGTCGAAAGCTTGGAGAACTCCCGCCTCACATCTTTGCCATCGCAGAGTCCTGCTACTATAACATGAAGCGCCACCTCAGAAACCAGTGCTGcatcatcag TGGGGAGTCTGGAGCAGGGAAGACAGAGGGGACTAAACTGATCCTGCAGTACTTGGCAGCAGTCAGTGGTGAGCTCTCTGAACAGCAGATTGAACAACAGATCTTGGAGTCCAACCCAATTCTAGAAG CTTTTGGAAATGCCAAAACAATCCGCAACGACAACTCCAGTCGCTTTGGGAAGTATTTGGAAATTTCCTTCAGCAAGGAGGGAGTAATTGAAGGTGCCCGTGTGGAGCAGTATCTTCTGGAAAAGTCCCGTGTCTGCCACCAG GCCCGGGAGGAGCGAAACTACCACATATTTTACTGCATGCTTGCAGGAATCACAGCAAAGGAGAAGAAGGCTCTGAGCCTGGGGACTGCCAACGAGTACAAGTTCCTCAACAGG GGCAACTGCATTGTATGCGAAGGCAGGGACGATGCTAAAGACTACGGCCGCATTCATTCTGCTATGAAAATCCTGACCTTCTCAGAAAACCAGTGTCAGGACATCTTCAAGCTGCTGGCAGCCATACTGCACCTGGGAAATGTCTGCTTCAAGG CCACCACTCAAAATAACTTGGAAACCTGTGATGTCAGCAAGTCGGAGCATTTCAGCATCgcagcctcactgctgcag GTACAGACATCATTTCTTGCCACTAGTATGACCCATCGTTCCTTTATGACCAACAGAGAGAGAGTTACCAAACCCCTCAGCTCTGAGCAGGCGTCTGACTGCAGAGACGCGTTCGTCAAG GCAATCTACAATAAGCTGTTCATATGGATTGTTGGGAAAATCAACAGTGTCATCTATAAGACTCTACTGTCCAACAGTCCCAAAGCCTCCTACCTGTCCATCGGCCTGCTCGATATCTTTGGCTTTGAGAACTTCGACACAAACAG CTTCGAGCAGCTCTGCATTAACTTTGCTaatgagaagctgcagcagttctTCGTGGCTCACATCTTCAAGCTGGAGCAGAAAGAGTACCAGAAAGAGGGCATTGTGTGGGAAAACATCAAGTTCAGTGACAATCAGAACATCCTGGATCTTCTGGCCGGGACGCCCTGCAACCTGCTGGCTCTGATCGACGAAGAGAGCCATTTTCCAAAG GGTTCAGACCTCACTCTGCTGAACAAGATGAACCAGCAACACCGAGGAAACAAGAGCTACATTGCCTCCAAGAGTGAACACGATGCAGACTTTGGGATTTGCCACTTTGCAGGCGTGGTTTACTACGACTCCAAAG GATTCCTGGAGAAAAACAGAGATGCTGTCAGTTTTGATGTCATCAAGATGGTTGACATGTCCACCAACAAGCTGCTGCGACAGATATTTGAAACAGAGCTTTCAAACAACGGGGTGAAGATCACCAACAGTAGAGTCATCATGACACCCAGGAACTCTCTACGG GCTCCGGCTGACAACCGTAAGCAGGTGCCGACGCTGAGCGGCCAGTTCCGTCAGTCTCTGGACTCCCTCATGAAGGCTTTGTCTGCCTGCCAGCCGTTCTTCATCCGCTGCTTCAAACCTAACAATGACAAGCTGTCTGAG GTGTTTGACAGAGAGCTGTGTATGCGTCAGCTGAGATACTCGGGCATGATGGACACCATCCGTATCAGGAAGCTGGGATATCCCATTCGACACACCTTTGAGGAATTCCTGCAGCGCTACAGGGTGCTCCTGAAAGCAACCGTCTGTGACCCCAAAACT CAGACACCTGCGGCCTGTTGTGAAGCCATCTGCAACAAAGTGATTCAAGGACAGGACGAGTGGAAAATAGGCCGGAATAAAATTTTCCTGAAG GATGCCCATGATGCAGTCCTGGAGAAGCTGAGGGAACAGGAGCTGAGCAGGGTGGCTGTGGTGATCCAGAGAGTCATGCTGGGACACAAAGACAG AAAGTCATTCCTGAGGAAGCGGAGGGCAGCTGTGGTATTACAAAGGCACTGGAGAGCCTACGGGGATAGGAGAGAGCGTAAAAAG ATTCAGCACGGCATTGAACGGCTGGTATCAAAGATCCGTGGTAAGAATCTCCAGTCGCAGTACAACAGGCAGCGAGCAGCAGCGCTCACCATACAGGCCCAG GTACGACGCTACCGTGCAAGAAAGGACTGCAAGAAAAGGAGAGATGCAGTTCTCCTGCTGCAGGCTTACACCAGAGGATTTATGGCTCGAAGAGGAGTGGAAGAGATGAGGAACAAC CCATCACAGGCCTACCTTCATCACCTGGAGGAAGAGAACCAAGAGCTAATTGGCTTGAAGATtcagcaggagctggaggaagttgTCGCCCGAGTTGAAGAGGATTCGCCGTCAATCACCAAGTACAACTCAGAGGAGAACATAAGAGATCAGCAGCTCCAGCCACCTGTGGAGATGGTGATAGAACAACAAACACCAGTGTTTGAG AAGACTCGACACACTCCAGAGCCAGAGGTGGCAGTCTTTGCTCCAGTGCCATCAAGCCCTGCATCTTCAGTggaagaggacgaggacgaGGACGAGTTTTATGATGACAGTGAGGAGTTTTCTTTCTACAAGTTCAGCCAGCAACACTTTCAGGACTAtgccaaccacacacacatcagccagAGGCTCAAGAAGCCCCTCCTATCCCACGACGACGAGGGAGACGCACTG gCGTGTTTGACCATATCATGGATTATTTTACGTTTCATGGGGGACATACCAGAACCAAAATCAACAGACGCCACATCCCAGGGATCAAGTACTATCTCCCATCCTCTACCTCACAGACAGGGCAGGAGGCTCAGCACCCTGGTGGGACTGGACCAG AAAATACTgaggaagaacaagaagaagctTGGAGGTGGAAACAGAAGAGCCTCGTCTATTGCTGAGGAG CCAGAAGACATGACAGAAGACAGGGACATTTTGATTGGAGAGGGTCCAACTCTGTATCGGCCTCTGACACCACTGGAAAAACTGCACATTATCGTTGGATACGCTCTGTTGAGACGAGACATACG GGATGAGATCTACTGTCAGATCTGCAAGCAGCTGGTAAACAATAACAACGGGAGAAGCCGTACACAAGGCTGGAttctcctctccatctgtctcgGGATCTTCCCTCCCACAGACCTCTTCCTGAAG TATTTGGAGAATTTCGTCCGCCGAGGGCCACATGGATACAGAGAGTATTGTGTTAATCGCCTGCGTCGTATAAAAGAAAATGGAGAAAGGAAAGAGTTACCCTGTTGGATCGAGCTGCAG GCTGCCAGATCCCGGGCACCCATtgatgtgtcagtgtctgtAATGGATGGCCGCACTATCAGTTTACATCTGGAATCAGCCTCTACCTCTGCTGAGGTCTGCCAGGCTGTGGCAGACAAGATTGGCCTCAAAGACACCTTTGGATTCTCCCTGTACATCAGCTTTTATGATAAG ACGTGGTCTCTGAGCAACAGTGGGAAGCATGTTTTGGATGCCATGTCTCAGTGCGAGCAGGAGATGAGGAGGCAggacaaggaggagaaggatgccCCCTGGAGGCTCTCCATTCGCAAGGAACTCTTCCTACCCTGGCACGACTGTTCTCTGGACCCGGTCAGCACAGATCTGATCTACAGGCAGGTCATCCAGGGGATTAAGTCCGGAGACTACACCAGTGAGAAG GAGGATGAATATGTCCAGCTGGCAGCAAAGCACTATTACATCCAGTTTGGCTCAGAGAACAACAGACAGAACATCCAGAAGGTGGTGGAGGAATGCATCGCTACTACACTTATTGAGAGCAAATCTATGACAAAATGGATCCAACTCATCAGCGACGCACTCTTAAAG GGTCCTTATGGCAAAGAGAGTGATGAAGAGGTGAAAGCACAACTGGTCGACAGCGCCTGCCAGAAATGGCTGCTTGAGTTTTCCAAGTTTTATAGAGTCACAATGATGTCAG GACCTCCTCTGCCCAAAAGCAGATTTGTTGTGGCTGTTAACTGGAGCGGCATCacattcatggatggaagagACAAGAAACTCCTTGAGATTTCTTACATAGAATTAAAGAAAATCGAAATGCAGAA AGACAGCACCCAGTCTGTGAATATCATCACTGTTAGAGGGGAATTTGTCCTGAAGTCTGAGGAAGCTGTGGACATGGCAGCACTGATAGAGAACAACGTGGAAGGACTGAGACAGCGTTCAGTGTACGCTCTGGCTAAGCAAGATGTTGACAAATCAG CTGCCACAGATGGGTCCATGTACCTGGCCTGTAAGCGAGGTGATCTGCTGCAGGTTGAGAGAGATAAACACTCACCAGATAAGAAGCTGTTCAGAGCGACAAACCACAACACCAACGGCAGCGGTTTAGTCTCTAAGGATACACTGCAGTTCCTGCCAACTCTCACCAAGCCCAGTGCTGATgtgatg GCCCTGCTCAGCCCCCGCCAGAAGAGAATTTCCACCACAGTAAATAAAACCCAGGAAGATGAAACAGTGGCTGCTGTTTCTTTAAAAGAGTTTGCACTGGAGAACTTCAG GTCTGCAGGTAAAGAAGTCAGTCGGCAGGGTGGATCCAAAAAAGTTTCCAAGGAGAAGCTGTGGGTCTGTACCAGAGAACCTCTCAAACAGCCACTCATGAAGAGCCTGATCCGCAACTCAGACCTCAGCTACCTGGCCTGCAATGCCTTCACTG CTATCCTGAAGTACATGGGCGACTACCCCATCAAACATGCTCGCAGTCCCATAGAGCTGACTGAGCAGATCTTTGGTCCAGCCACCCAGCATGAAGCCCTGCGGGATGAGATCTACTGTCAGATTATGAGACAGATGACCAGCAACACCAGCAG GTTGAGCGTGGACCGTGGGTGGCAGCTGATGTGGCTGTGCACAGGCTTGTTTCCGCCCAGTCACAACTTGATGAAACATGCTAAGCGCTTCCTGGAGTCACGGCCCAGAGATACACTGGCTGCCGACTgcctgcagaggctgcaggagatATGCAG TAAGCCGCCCCGGAAGCTTCCACCCCATCTAGCAGAAGTGGATGCCATCCAACAGAACAGCAATAATATCTTCCATAAAGTGCACTTCCCAAATGACACAAATGAT ATATTTGAGGTGACATCCACGACCACAGTGAAAGAACTGTGTTGCAGCATTGCCTCCCAGCTCTGCCTGAGCTCAGCAGAAGGATATGGTCTATACATGAAAATACCAAACAAG ATTGTGAGCCTGGATGACCGGAAATATTTCTTTGACACTCTGAGGCAGCCTACAGATGCTCCTAAAAaagcaaagagacagaaagaag CCAATCAGGTCAACATGCCATGCCTGGTGATTTTTAAGAGGAAGCTGTGGTTCAACGTAAACCCGGGGAAGGACAGGATTGCAGATCTCACTTTCCATTTCCCACAG GAGCTGCCCAAGTATCTACGGGGATaccacacctgcagcaaagaGGACATGATTAACATTGGTGGGCTGCTATTCAGAGTCCAAGTAGACTCAGACAGGTCGCAGTTTGTCATGATCCCCAAAATGCTGAATGACCTGGTTCCTGCTGACCAGCTAAGCATCATGACCCCTGAGGAGTGGAAGAAG CACATCATCTCATCGTACAACAAGCAGAGCGGCATCACAGTGGAAGAGGCCAAAGTTGGCTTCCTGAGAGCCATTTCAAGCTGGCCGAATTTTGGCTGCGCCTTCTTTGAAGTTAAA CAAACCTGTGAGTCAGACTATCCAAGTATGGTTTTGATTGCTGTCAGCAAGCAAGGCGTCAGCTTAATAGACCCCAAAACAAAG GAAATGCTCGTCATGCACCCATTCAGCCGCATCATAGAGTACCACAGCAAACGCAACTTCTTCCAGATGACCATCGGGACCCTGGTGAGGGGTTACAACTTCGTCTGTGAAACCTCACAG gctTACACAATAGAGGACCTTCTTCGATCTTACATCAACATGTATGAGGAGCAGAAGCAGGCCTTTCGACCCAAGAACCACATGTTTACCTGA